A window of the Eubalaena glacialis isolate mEubGla1 chromosome 9, mEubGla1.1.hap2.+ XY, whole genome shotgun sequence genome harbors these coding sequences:
- the PSAT1 gene encoding phosphoserine aminotransferase, giving the protein MDSLMQVVNFGPGPAKLPRSVLSEIQKELLDYKGVGISVLEMSHRSSDFSKIINNTENLVRELLAVPDNYKVIFVQGGGCGQFSAVPLNLIGLKAGRCADYVVTGSWSAKAAEEAKKFGTVNIVHPKLGSYTKIPDPSTWNLSPDASYVYYCANETVHGVEFDFIPDVKGAVLVCDMSSNFLSKPVDVSKFGVIFAGAQKNVGSAGVTVVIVRDDLLGFALRECPSVLDYKVQAGNNSLYNTPPCFSIYVMGLVLEWIKNNGGAAAMEKLSSIKSQMIYDVVDNSQGFYVCPVEPQNRSRMNIPFRIGNTKGDDALEKRFLDKALELNMISLKGHRSVGGIRASLYNAVTIEDVQKLAAFMKNFLEMHQL; this is encoded by the exons gtattgtCAGAGATACAAAAAGAGTTATTAGACTACAAAGGAGTTGGGATTAGTGTTCTTG AAATGAGCCACAGGTCATCAGATTTCTCTAAGATTATTAACAACACAGAGAACCTTGTGCGGGAATTAtt AGCCGTTCCAGACAACTACAAGGTGATTTTTGTACAAGGAGGTGGGTGTGGCCAGTTCAGTGCTGTCCCCTTAAACCTGATTGGCCTGAAAGCAGGAAGGTGTGCCGACTATGTGGTGACGGGATCCTGGTCAGCTAAGGCCGCGGAAGAAGCCAAGAAGTTTGGGACTGTGAATATTGTCCACCCCAAACTTGGGAGTTACACGA AAATTCCAGATCCGAGCACCTGGAACCTCAGCCCGGATGCCTCCTATGTGTATTACTGCGCCAATGAGACCGTGCACGGAGTGGAGTTTGACTTTATCCCTGATGTCAAGGGAGCAGTGTTGGTCTGCGACATGTCCTCAAACTTCCTGTCCAAGCCAGTGGATGTTTCCAAG TTTGGTGTGATTTTTGCTGGTGCCCAGAAGAACGTTGGCTCTGCAGGGGTCACGGTGGTGATCGTCCGAGATGACCTGCTGGGGTTCGCCCTCAGAGAGTGCCCCTCGGTCCTGGATTACAAAGTGCAGGCCGGAAATAACTCCCTGTATAACACACCTCCCTGCTTCAG CATCTATGTCATGGGCTTGGTCCTGGAGTGGATTAAGAACAACGGCGGTGcagcagccatggagaagcttagCTCCATCAAATCGCAAATGATTTATGATGTTGTTGATAATTCTCAAGGATTCTATGT ATGTCCAGTGGAGCCCCAGAATAGAAGCAGGATGAATATTCCATTCCGCATTGGCAACACCAAAGGAGATGATGCTTTAGAAAAAAGATTTCTCGACAAAGCTCTTGAACTCAATATGATCTCCCTGAAAGGGCATAG GTCCGTGGGAGGCATTCGGGCCTCTCTGTATAATGCTGTCACCATCGAAGATGTCCAGAAGCTGGCAGCCTTCATGAAGAATTTTTTGGAGATGCACCAGCTATGA